The Caldilineales bacterium DNA segment TTCCTCACTGGCTGATCGCAGCGACAGAAGGCCAGATCGACCCATTCGGAATGACAGGGCGGGAGTTCATCGTTCCGGGCGGCATGTCGTCACGAGGCATGTGCTACTCAACGGAACCCGCCCCACGCCCCCTATCCCGTTCGCACGTAGGCGTGCTCACTCCTCATACGCACCACGCACCACGGAACACGCCCCCTATCCCGTTCGCACGTAGGCGTGCTCACTCCTCATACGCACCACGCACCACGGAACCCGGAACCCGGCCCCCCCCTCCCCCCCCCTCCCCTCTCCCTGCCCGAAACTTATCGATCGTCTCCTTCGGCAGGATCGAGGCCATCTTCTCGGCCTGGCGGTTCTCGGCTGATTGCTCGGAAGGAGTCAGGCCGCCCAACTCGCCCAACACAGCCACGCGCGAGACCAGGCGCCGGGTGGGGCCGCCGCTACACGAGGGGCAGATGGGCGGCTCGTGGGTCTGCGCCGCCTGCATGGTGCGCCAAAGATGGGTGAAGTGGGCGCCGCAGCGGGCGCATTCGTAGTCGTAGAGGGGCATGGCCAGCAAACAGGTCTCGATCAGGAGGATGGCGGGAGTATGCCATCGTCGCAGGCCCATCGGCAAGCGCGAGGGCGGGGCAATGCTGCCAGAGAGCAGCAGTGAGGGCCGCAGTTGGACGAGAACGGCCCTGATGCTATGATCCAGGCCGTCCCCCGCTTTCGTGCGGCCCTGCAGCTGCACCCATGAGTTTTTTTCCAGGAGACAGCCATGGTTGAGAACCGAACACGGGCGCCGCGCACCGAAGCGGTGCAGGCCCTGATCGCAGCGGGCTTCATCGACCCCGACGAGTCTGCGCTTGCGGCCCTGAGCAACGAAGTCGAGACCATCGTCATCGATGATGGGGAGACGTTGATGACCGAAGGCGAGGCCGGCGACGCCATGTACCTGGTCATCAGCGGGCGGTTGCGCGCCTTCGTCCGGCGCGACGGCGTCGAGCAAGCGGTGGGCGAGATCGGGCGCGGCGAAGTGGTGGGCGAGATGGCGCTATTGACCGACGCCGCGCGCGCGGCCACCGTGCGGGCCATCCGCGACACCGAACTCGCCAAGCTGAGCCGGGCCGGGTTCGAGCGACTGGCCCAAAACCATCCGGCGGCGGTGCTGAACATGACGCGGCTGATCGTGCAGCGGCTGCAACGGCTGCTCAGCGCGCCGCGCGTCGTCGAGACCATCGCTGCCATCGCCGTCGTCCCGCTCCATGCTGGCGCCCCGGCCGCAGCCCTGGCCCGGCGTTTGCAGGGCGCCCTGGCGGCCTTTGGCTCCTGCCAGGTGTGGGACGCCGCTGGCTTCGACCAGGACTTTGGCCAGCCCGGCGCCGCCCAGTCGCCAGCCGATGACCCTCTCGACCCCGCCATCCTCATCTGGCTGGGAGATCGCGAGAGCGAGCACGACTATCTCGTTTATGTGACCGATCCCGGCCCGACGCCCTGGACCCAGCGCTGTCTTCATCAAGCCGACCGCATCCTGCTGCTGGCCGAAGCTGGCGCCGACCCCGAACCGGGCGAGATCGAGCGCCGCCTGGCCGAGAACCCCAACCACGCCCGCGTCGAATTGGTCTTGCTGCATCCCTCCACGGCCGCCCATCCCACGGGCACGGCCGCCTGGCTGGAAAAACGCCCCCATCTGCACACCCACCACCATCTGCGCCTGGATGACGAGCGCGAT contains these protein-coding regions:
- a CDS encoding zinc ribbon domain-containing protein; protein product: MQLQGRTKAGDGLDHSIRAVLVQLRPSLLLSGSIAPPSRLPMGLRRWHTPAILLIETCLLAMPLYDYECARCGAHFTHLWRTMQAAQTHEPPICPSCSGGPTRRLVSRVAVLGELGGLTPSEQSAENRQAEKMASILPKETIDKFRAGRGEGGGGGGRVPGSVVRGAYEE
- a CDS encoding patatin-like phospholipase family protein: MVENRTRAPRTEAVQALIAAGFIDPDESALAALSNEVETIVIDDGETLMTEGEAGDAMYLVISGRLRAFVRRDGVEQAVGEIGRGEVVGEMALLTDAARAATVRAIRDTELAKLSRAGFERLAQNHPAAVLNMTRLIVQRLQRLLSAPRVVETIAAIAVVPLHAGAPAAALARRLQGALAAFGSCQVWDAAGFDQDFGQPGAAQSPADDPLDPAILIWLGDRESEHDYLVYVTDPGPTPWTQRCLHQADRILLLAEAGADPEPGEIERRLAENPNHARVELVLLHPSTAAHPTGTAAWLEKRPHLHTHHHLRLDDERDLRRLARRLTGRAVGLVLGGGAARGFAHIGVLRALAEAGVEIDLYGGASIGALIAGPAAMNWDAAQMHQAAEMLGSTKKIFDRTLPLAAMMESKKVTRIVQQVFGDRRIEDLWQPFFCMASNMTRARPVVLQRGLLWEAVRASIAIPGIFTPMLREGEVMIDGGVMNNLPIDVMRNQFEAGKVIAVDASPAKTKLHHYDFGPSISGWRVLWGRILPGVRPLRAPSLIGSMLRAIELNSAFAVEHDLAAQADLLIRPPLEDFNALDWDAYAAIIEAGYKAGREQAAGWRAAG